One genomic segment of Alicycliphilus denitrificans K601 includes these proteins:
- a CDS encoding electron transfer flavoprotein subunit alpha/FixB family protein gives MSILVIAEHDNAALNPSTLNTLSAATRLGGDVRLLVAGSGCSAVARSAAGIAGVAKVLLADAEHHQSQLAETLAELVVEVVRADADCTHVLAPSTSFGKNVLPRIAALLDVSQVSDVVAIETPDTFVRPFYAGNALARVQSSDRIKVLSIRTTAFDAALAGGGATIENVASTPRAHPHTRLVGREVVKSERPALAAASIVVSGGRGMGSAENFNAVLEPLADKLGAALGASRAAVDAGYAPNDFQVGQTGKIVAPTLYVAVAISGAIQHLAGMKDSKVIVAINKDPEAPIFQVADYGLAADLFTAVPELVTAL, from the coding sequence ATGAGCATCCTGGTCATAGCCGAACATGACAACGCGGCGCTCAACCCGTCGACCCTGAATACGCTGAGCGCTGCCACCCGCCTGGGTGGCGACGTGCGGCTGCTGGTGGCCGGCAGCGGCTGCAGCGCGGTCGCGCGGTCGGCGGCCGGCATCGCCGGGGTCGCCAAGGTGCTGCTGGCCGACGCCGAGCACCACCAGTCCCAACTCGCCGAGACGCTGGCGGAGCTGGTCGTCGAGGTGGTGCGTGCCGACGCCGATTGCACTCACGTGCTGGCGCCCAGCACGTCCTTCGGCAAGAATGTGCTGCCGCGCATCGCCGCGCTCCTCGACGTGTCGCAGGTCTCCGACGTCGTCGCCATCGAAACGCCCGACACCTTCGTGCGTCCGTTCTATGCGGGCAATGCGCTGGCGCGGGTCCAGTCCAGCGACCGGATCAAGGTGCTGAGCATCCGCACGACGGCCTTCGACGCCGCCTTGGCGGGTGGCGGCGCGACCATCGAGAACGTGGCGTCGACGCCGCGGGCCCATCCCCACACGCGTCTCGTGGGGCGCGAGGTGGTGAAGTCGGAGCGGCCGGCGCTCGCGGCGGCCTCGATCGTCGTGTCGGGCGGCCGCGGCATGGGCTCCGCGGAGAACTTCAACGCGGTGCTTGAGCCGCTGGCGGACAAGCTCGGCGCCGCGCTTGGCGCGTCGCGCGCGGCGGTCGACGCCGGCTACGCGCCCAACGACTTCCAGGTCGGGCAGACCGGCAAGATCGTCGCGCCGACACTGTACGTGGCGGTGGCCATCTCCGGGGCGATACAGCACCTCGCCGGGATGAAGGACAGCAAGGTCATCGTCGCGATCAACAAGGACCCCGAAGCGCCGATCTTCCAGGTGGCCGACTACGGCCTCGCGGCGGATCTGTTCACCGCCGTGCCGGAGCTCGTGACGGCCCTTTGA